A genomic region of Gossypium hirsutum isolate 1008001.06 chromosome D01, Gossypium_hirsutum_v2.1, whole genome shotgun sequence contains the following coding sequences:
- the LOC107949467 gene encoding uncharacterized protein, protein MPNYVKYMKDILSKKPRLREFETVVLTEGCTTMLMNKLPPKLKDPWSFTIPYFIGNHYVGKELCDLGAIINLMPLSIFKKLGIEKARPTTIMLQLADWSYAHPEKIEADQNVSSILGIPFSATGRTLIDVQKCELTMRANDQQMKMKNVTPLDL, encoded by the exons ATGCCCAATTACGTGAAATATATGAAAGACATATTATCAAAGAAGCCCAGATTGAGAGAATTTGAGACTGTTGTtctcactgaagggtgcacaACAATGTTGATGAATAAGTTGCCTCCAAAGTTGAAGGACCCATGGAGTTTCACCATCCCATATTtcattggaaatcattatgttggtaaagaattatgtgatttaggagcaatTATAAATCTAATGCCTCTGTCTATTTTCAAGAAGCTAGGAATTGAGAAGGCAAGACCCACAACAATTATGTTGCAACTAGCTGATTGGTCTTACGCACATCCGGAAA aaattgaagctGATCAAAATGTGTCAAGTATTCTTGGAATACCTTTTTCTGCTACAGGAAGAACTCTAATTGACGTGCAGAAATGTGAACTGACCATGAGGGCAAATGATCAACAg ATGA